Proteins from one Embleya scabrispora genomic window:
- a CDS encoding FtsK/SpoIIIE domain-containing protein — MRLTVTTVDAADGLRRDHLLDLPPGSIVADLATAVHRPAAPADTAPGSGAADLGAFLDGEAPAAGQSLYLGDTVLDPQAPLTVSGIREATVLGLGAPPAEPDRVHAPRHPFDPQTLVQVHAVSGPYTGRVWPLGPGSHEIGADEGCAIRLPVSGVPTRGLWVTVCPDGSAYWHRTGPDDGAVHGREVAPPPTDAITAAAALPRKHEERILEDEREADRRVERESARIAPPKEPVIRPQAPPGTPWPHASDLVVGPSLLRLCGPVEADADVTPSDDGIGLDYNRPPRIAPHLDAEKIRLPSPPLEPNRVPFPLLVMIAPLVMGLAMVGFFHSYFYLIFCIMSPFMAIANWVSGRRSNRVKHQLDGVQYRRRLRVLHDDIRTAVRRERIVRAEVGPDPAAVALIATGPGSRLWERRRRDADHLVLRIGTVDQPSVKEVEDPARDEHHRTASWTLPDTPIGVEIPDHGVLGVAGPTEPIQALARWLVIQSAVLHSPRDLRVVVLTVPERAGDWAWVRWLPHLRPQSRSAAPVALLGTDPESTANRISELVAQIQSRQRSMGSSMGQAMFSGPDILVIADGARQLREVPGMVQVLTEGPAARVFSVCLDERERLLPEECTAVVLAAGRHLTVRQTGLPDVTDVRADHVDAAWCEQLARALAPLRDVSPEHDSGLPQTVKLLDLVDAEPPKAADFLARWARRPASTTFTLGAGYDGPLRIDLVRDGPHGLIAGTTGSGKSELLQSFVSALAVANRPDELTFVLVDYKGGSAFSECAELPHTLGMVTDLDEHLATRALESLAAELRRREQLLADVGAKDHPEYRGKRAGDPTLAPLPRLILVIDEFATLVREVPDFVTGLINIAQRGRSLGIHLVLATQRPAGVVTGDIRANTNLRIALRVTDAGESQDIIDTMEAVHISAGTPGRALIRTGPNAAVPFQAAWVGAERPVPGGAEKTGPTRAVRATELTLAGLGRPASLPTVDEGPDTADTPHPTDLNALVLALREAAETLPDYRPLPSPWLPPLAERVLVDDLPPVERADVDASDPCPPPIPYALEDVPQLQEQRVTTMDLATFGHLYVIGSPRSGRTQVLRTLAGSAAATASCADVHLYGIDAGGGGLAALETLPHCGAVVSRHDMERMGRLLGYLVRELTERQERCSTHNAAGLVELRRILPAAERPAHIVILLDGWDSLVALLDDHDGGRLVDDTMRLLREGAAAGIHIVATSERALLSGRLSAHNDHKLLLRQADRSDYQMAGMPIRKVPAVISPGRGWHVLSQTESQVALLAPDPSGQEQAEALRRIGAAAARRDASVPRGRMPVPIPTLPRVVEFAAAYERVPAEVRRPMWGLLGIGGDSAEPIGADFAARSVFCVIGPAGTGRSTALASLSVSLLAGGTSLVVLTPRESPLRGLAQHPQVRLLTEEDPAAEAVERALAELSGPRVVVVDDAELLGMPAADRVLRDLAVAGRDRGQGLLYAGSYDALQVAMGSWLTAARRGSRSGVLLAPKNMQEGDMIGVRLPTNVVRSAPPVPGRAWTAGPNGAPMAVQVPLTVLRSAE, encoded by the coding sequence GTGAGACTCACCGTCACCACCGTGGACGCCGCGGACGGCCTGCGCCGCGACCATCTCCTGGACCTCCCGCCCGGGAGCATCGTGGCGGACCTCGCAACCGCCGTGCACCGCCCGGCCGCACCCGCCGATACCGCCCCCGGGTCCGGCGCCGCCGACCTGGGCGCGTTCCTGGACGGCGAGGCGCCGGCGGCCGGACAGTCGCTCTACCTCGGCGACACCGTGCTCGACCCGCAGGCCCCGCTGACCGTCTCCGGGATCCGCGAGGCCACCGTCCTGGGCCTGGGCGCCCCGCCCGCCGAACCCGACCGCGTGCATGCCCCCCGGCATCCCTTCGATCCGCAGACCCTGGTCCAGGTGCACGCGGTGTCCGGCCCGTACACCGGCCGGGTCTGGCCGCTGGGCCCGGGCAGTCACGAGATCGGCGCCGACGAGGGGTGCGCGATCCGGCTGCCGGTGTCCGGCGTACCGACCCGGGGCCTGTGGGTGACGGTGTGCCCGGACGGCTCGGCGTACTGGCATCGCACCGGGCCCGACGACGGCGCGGTGCACGGCCGCGAGGTGGCGCCGCCGCCCACCGACGCGATCACCGCCGCCGCGGCGCTGCCCCGCAAGCACGAGGAACGCATCCTGGAGGACGAGCGCGAGGCCGACCGCAGGGTCGAGCGGGAGAGCGCTCGGATCGCCCCGCCGAAGGAGCCGGTGATCCGCCCCCAGGCGCCACCCGGGACCCCCTGGCCGCACGCGTCCGATCTGGTCGTCGGCCCGTCGCTGCTGCGCCTGTGCGGACCGGTCGAGGCGGACGCCGACGTGACGCCCTCCGACGACGGCATCGGCCTGGACTACAACCGGCCGCCCCGGATCGCCCCGCACCTGGACGCGGAGAAGATCCGGCTGCCCTCGCCGCCGCTGGAGCCGAACCGGGTGCCGTTCCCGCTGCTCGTGATGATCGCGCCGCTGGTGATGGGCCTGGCCATGGTCGGGTTCTTTCACTCGTACTTCTATCTGATCTTCTGCATCATGAGCCCGTTCATGGCGATCGCGAACTGGGTGTCGGGCCGCCGCAGCAATCGGGTCAAGCATCAGCTCGACGGGGTGCAGTACCGGCGCCGGTTGCGTGTGTTGCACGACGACATCCGTACCGCCGTGCGCCGCGAGCGCATCGTCCGCGCCGAGGTCGGCCCCGACCCGGCCGCCGTCGCGCTGATCGCGACCGGACCGGGCAGTCGGCTGTGGGAGCGGCGCCGCCGCGACGCCGACCACCTGGTGCTGCGAATCGGTACGGTCGACCAACCGTCGGTCAAGGAGGTCGAGGACCCGGCCCGGGACGAGCACCACCGCACCGCGAGCTGGACGTTGCCCGATACGCCCATCGGCGTGGAGATCCCCGACCACGGGGTGCTCGGCGTGGCCGGCCCGACCGAGCCGATCCAGGCGCTGGCCCGCTGGCTGGTGATCCAGTCCGCCGTCCTGCACAGCCCGCGCGATCTGCGCGTGGTGGTGCTGACCGTTCCCGAGCGGGCCGGCGACTGGGCCTGGGTGCGGTGGTTGCCGCATCTGCGGCCGCAGTCCCGCTCCGCCGCGCCGGTCGCCCTGCTCGGCACCGACCCGGAGTCCACCGCCAACCGCATCTCCGAACTGGTCGCGCAGATCCAGAGCCGACAGCGCAGCATGGGCTCGTCGATGGGCCAGGCCATGTTCAGCGGCCCCGACATCCTGGTGATCGCCGACGGCGCCCGGCAGTTGCGGGAGGTGCCCGGCATGGTCCAGGTGCTCACCGAGGGCCCGGCGGCCCGGGTGTTCAGCGTCTGCCTGGACGAACGCGAGCGGCTGCTGCCGGAGGAGTGCACCGCCGTCGTGCTGGCCGCCGGCCGACACCTCACCGTGCGCCAGACCGGACTGCCCGACGTGACGGACGTGCGCGCCGACCACGTGGACGCCGCGTGGTGCGAACAACTGGCCCGCGCGCTTGCCCCGTTGCGCGACGTCAGCCCCGAACACGACAGCGGCCTGCCGCAGACCGTCAAGCTGCTCGACCTGGTCGACGCCGAACCGCCGAAGGCGGCCGACTTCCTGGCCCGTTGGGCTCGCCGCCCGGCCTCGACCACCTTCACCCTGGGCGCCGGCTACGACGGTCCGCTGCGCATCGACCTGGTGCGCGACGGTCCGCACGGCCTGATCGCGGGCACCACCGGGTCCGGCAAGTCCGAGTTGTTGCAGAGCTTCGTCTCCGCGCTCGCGGTGGCCAACCGCCCGGACGAACTGACCTTCGTACTCGTCGACTACAAGGGCGGCAGCGCGTTCAGCGAGTGCGCCGAACTCCCGCACACCCTCGGCATGGTCACCGACCTGGACGAACACCTGGCCACCCGGGCGCTGGAGTCGCTGGCCGCGGAACTGCGGCGCCGCGAACAGCTGTTGGCCGACGTCGGCGCCAAGGACCACCCGGAGTACCGGGGCAAGCGCGCCGGCGACCCCACGCTTGCGCCGCTGCCCCGACTGATCCTGGTGATCGACGAGTTCGCCACCCTCGTGCGCGAGGTGCCCGACTTCGTCACGGGGTTGATCAACATCGCCCAGCGCGGCCGTTCGCTCGGGATCCACCTCGTGCTGGCCACCCAGCGTCCGGCCGGCGTGGTCACCGGCGACATCCGCGCCAACACCAACCTGCGGATCGCCCTGCGGGTGACCGACGCGGGCGAGAGCCAGGACATCATCGACACCATGGAGGCCGTGCACATCTCGGCCGGCACGCCCGGCCGGGCGCTGATCCGCACCGGGCCGAACGCCGCCGTGCCGTTCCAGGCCGCGTGGGTGGGCGCCGAGCGGCCCGTCCCCGGCGGCGCCGAGAAGACCGGTCCGACCCGCGCGGTGCGCGCCACCGAACTGACCCTGGCCGGCCTGGGCCGGCCCGCGTCGCTGCCGACGGTCGACGAGGGCCCGGACACCGCGGACACGCCCCACCCGACCGACCTCAACGCCCTGGTCCTGGCGCTGCGCGAGGCCGCCGAGACGCTGCCCGACTACCGCCCGCTGCCCAGCCCGTGGTTGCCGCCCCTGGCGGAGCGGGTGCTGGTGGACGACCTGCCGCCGGTGGAGCGGGCCGACGTCGACGCGTCCGACCCCTGCCCGCCGCCGATCCCCTACGCCCTGGAGGACGTTCCGCAACTCCAGGAGCAGCGGGTGACCACGATGGACCTGGCCACGTTCGGCCACCTGTACGTGATCGGCTCGCCGCGCTCGGGCCGTACCCAGGTGTTGCGCACCCTCGCGGGTTCCGCGGCGGCCACGGCGAGTTGCGCCGACGTGCACCTGTACGGGATCGACGCGGGCGGCGGCGGACTGGCCGCGTTGGAGACCCTGCCGCACTGCGGCGCGGTGGTCTCGCGGCACGACATGGAGCGGATGGGGCGGCTGTTGGGCTACCTGGTCCGCGAGTTGACCGAGCGTCAGGAACGGTGCAGCACGCACAACGCCGCCGGCTTGGTGGAGTTGCGCCGGATCCTGCCGGCGGCCGAGCGGCCCGCGCACATCGTGATCCTGCTCGACGGCTGGGACTCCCTGGTCGCGCTGCTCGACGACCACGACGGCGGCCGGCTCGTGGACGACACGATGCGCCTGCTGCGCGAGGGCGCGGCGGCCGGGATCCACATCGTGGCGACGTCCGAACGGGCGCTGCTGAGCGGGCGGTTGTCCGCGCACAACGACCACAAGCTGTTGCTGCGCCAGGCGGATCGCAGCGACTACCAGATGGCCGGCATGCCGATCCGCAAGGTGCCGGCGGTGATCTCGCCCGGTCGCGGCTGGCACGTGTTGTCCCAGACGGAGAGTCAGGTCGCGCTGCTCGCGCCCGATCCGAGCGGACAGGAGCAGGCCGAGGCGCTGCGCCGGATCGGTGCGGCGGCGGCGCGGCGCGATGCCTCGGTGCCGCGCGGGCGGATGCCGGTGCCGATCCCGACGCTGCCGCGCGTGGTCGAGTTCGCCGCCGCGTACGAGCGGGTGCCGGCCGAGGTACGCCGCCCGATGTGGGGGCTGCTCGGCATCGGCGGCGACAGTGCGGAGCCGATCGGGGCGGACTTCGCGGCCAGGTCGGTGTTCTGCGTGATCGGGCCCGCCGGGACCGGGCGCAGCACCGCGCTCGCGTCGTTGTCGGTGTCGTTGCTCGCGGGCGGCACGTCGCTGGTGGTGCTCACCCCGCGCGAGTCGCCGCTGCGCGGGCTGGCGCAGCATCCCCAGGTGCGGCTGCTGACCGAGGAGGATCCCGCCGCCGAGGCGGTCGAGCGGGCCCTGGCGGAGTTGTCCGGTCCGCGCGTGGTGGTCGTGGACGACGCCGAACTGCTCGGGATGCCCGCCGCCGACCGGGTCCTGCGCGACCTGGCGGTCGCGGGCCGCGACCGGGGGCAGGGGCTGCTGTACGCGGGGTCCTACGACGCCCTCCAGGTGGCGATGGGCAGTTGGCTCACCGCGGCCCGACGCGGCAGCCGCAGCGGCGTCCTGCTCGCGCCCAAGAACATGCAGGAGGGCGACATGATCGGCGTACGACTGCCGACGAACGTGGTGCGCTCGGCGCCGCCCGTCCCCGGGCGGGCGTGGACCGCCGGACCCAACGGCGCGCCGATGGCGGTACAGGTGCCGCTGACGGTGTTGCGTTCGGCCGAGTAG
- a CDS encoding sigma-70 family RNA polymerase sigma factor translates to MSPGRETYERERRIDLLMAESTPLRRYVSGILGADLHTVEDVVQETLLRAWEAADRLDWDGRPIRMWLFRVARNLAVDARRRNRSLPVGIDPSEFTGLPTVPDPAVSVVDRCVLVGALRQLAPPHREAVAHVHLLDRSGADVARALGIPHGTVKSRTYHGIAAIRREPAAIEESG, encoded by the coding sequence GTGTCGCCTGGCCGGGAGACCTACGAGCGCGAGCGGCGGATCGACCTGCTGATGGCGGAGAGCACGCCGTTGCGCAGATACGTGAGCGGGATCCTGGGGGCGGATCTGCACACGGTCGAAGACGTCGTCCAGGAAACGCTGTTACGGGCCTGGGAGGCCGCGGACCGCCTGGACTGGGACGGTCGCCCGATCCGCATGTGGCTCTTCCGGGTGGCCCGGAATCTGGCCGTGGACGCCCGGCGGCGCAATCGTTCACTGCCGGTGGGCATCGATCCGAGCGAGTTCACCGGGCTGCCCACGGTGCCCGATCCGGCGGTCTCGGTGGTCGATCGTTGTGTGCTGGTGGGGGCGTTGCGCCAACTGGCGCCGCCGCACCGGGAGGCGGTCGCGCACGTACACCTGCTCGACCGCAGCGGCGCCGACGTCGCGCGCGCCCTGGGGATACCGCACGGGACGGTCAAGTCCCGTACCTACCACGGGATCGCGGCGATCCGGCGCGAGCCGGCCGCGATCGAGGAGAGCGGATGA
- a CDS encoding winged helix-turn-helix transcriptional regulator — MATRTAAERRAEARTEFDAYMASCPARRLLDGISDKWVSLLVNALADGPRRYSDLSRRVAGVSQKMLTQTLRNLERDGLVERTVTPSVPVRVDYALTPLGASLLPLMQAVKTWAEEHIPEVDRARERYDAAQMPPNRPEFG, encoded by the coding sequence ATGGCCACCCGCACCGCCGCCGAACGCCGCGCCGAGGCCCGTACGGAGTTCGACGCGTACATGGCGAGTTGCCCGGCCCGCCGGCTCCTGGACGGGATCAGCGACAAGTGGGTGAGCCTGCTCGTCAACGCGCTCGCCGACGGCCCGCGGCGCTACAGCGACCTGTCCCGGCGGGTGGCCGGGGTCAGCCAGAAGATGCTCACCCAGACCCTGCGCAACCTGGAGCGCGACGGACTGGTCGAGCGCACCGTCACCCCGTCCGTGCCGGTCCGCGTCGACTACGCGCTGACCCCGCTCGGCGCGAGCCTGCTGCCGCTCATGCAGGCGGTCAAGACCTGGGCGGAGGAGCACATCCCCGAAGTCGACCGGGCCCGCGAGCGCTACGACGCCGCGCAAATGCCCCCGAACCGTCCGGAATTCGGATAG
- a CDS encoding NADP-dependent oxidoreductase, whose amino-acid sequence MRAVVARAGASVVEVVDGPVCEPGPGRVRIRVAAATVNPVDVMVVDGAPVRFGLVRERAVFGLGWDVAGEVDAVGAGVSGFAVGDAVLGLRDRLDVRTGALAEFVVLDADAVAPRPVDLDPVAAATIPLNGSTARQGLDLLGSAAGDTLLVTGAAGGVGAFAVELAAARGVRVVAVAGAADEASVRDLGARWFVPRGADLADRIRALLPGGVDAALDAAMLGPDALDAVRGGGAFVAVNAGAAPPGLRGIRVHQVWVRADAAQLAELATAAGKGELTLRVARTFPFAEAARAFATVAEGGLRGRVVLVP is encoded by the coding sequence ATGCGTGCGGTGGTCGCCCGGGCCGGTGCGTCGGTGGTCGAGGTCGTGGACGGGCCGGTATGCGAGCCGGGGCCCGGTCGGGTGCGGATCCGGGTCGCGGCGGCGACGGTGAATCCGGTGGACGTGATGGTGGTGGACGGCGCGCCGGTGCGGTTCGGCCTGGTGCGCGAGCGTGCGGTGTTCGGGCTCGGGTGGGACGTCGCGGGCGAGGTGGACGCGGTCGGGGCGGGCGTGTCCGGGTTCGCGGTCGGCGACGCGGTGCTCGGGTTGCGCGACCGGTTGGACGTACGGACCGGCGCGCTGGCCGAGTTCGTGGTGCTGGACGCCGACGCGGTGGCGCCGCGGCCGGTCGACCTGGACCCGGTGGCGGCGGCGACGATCCCGCTGAACGGCTCGACCGCGCGGCAGGGGCTCGACCTGCTCGGCTCGGCGGCGGGGGACACCCTGCTGGTGACCGGGGCGGCGGGTGGGGTCGGCGCGTTCGCGGTCGAACTGGCGGCGGCGCGCGGGGTACGGGTGGTCGCGGTCGCGGGGGCCGCCGACGAGGCGTCGGTGCGCGACCTCGGCGCGAGGTGGTTCGTCCCGCGCGGCGCCGATCTGGCGGACCGGATTCGGGCGCTGCTGCCCGGTGGGGTGGACGCCGCGCTCGACGCGGCGATGCTCGGCCCGGACGCGCTGGACGCGGTGCGCGGCGGCGGGGCGTTCGTGGCGGTCAACGCGGGCGCGGCGCCGCCCGGGCTGCGCGGGATCCGGGTGCACCAGGTGTGGGTCCGCGCGGACGCCGCACAGTTGGCCGAACTCGCGACGGCGGCCGGAAAGGGCGAGTTGACGCTGCGCGTGGCCCGAACCTTCCCCTTCGCGGAGGCCGCCCGCGCCTTCGCCACGGTGGCGGAGGGCGGCCTCCGAGGACGGGTGGTCCTGGTGCCGTAG
- a CDS encoding DUF2127 domain-containing protein, whose amino-acid sequence MDWNRRACARRGHETYAPDEPALRARLHATTPVGEAWRCLRCGDYVLGEVKGRGPAGDAPVVMRGRALRDVLILRFLSVERAARGVLILLAAYAVWRFSNSQDSVRRLFEDDLTAFRPVAEHFHYDLDHSPIVDTIRKTFDYKRSTLIWVAIGMVVYAVIEIVEAVGLWYLKRWAEYLTVVATAAFLPLEGYEMREHVSWFKVCTLVLNILAVVYIIVAKRLFGVRGGAEAFEREWHSESLLEIEEAIHPGPPRQPWEEQVHATKPPPARTS is encoded by the coding sequence GTGGACTGGAATCGACGGGCCTGCGCACGGCGCGGCCATGAGACGTACGCCCCCGACGAACCGGCGCTGCGTGCCCGGCTGCACGCGACCACGCCGGTCGGCGAGGCGTGGCGTTGCCTGCGCTGCGGCGACTACGTGCTCGGCGAGGTCAAGGGCCGCGGTCCCGCCGGCGACGCGCCGGTGGTGATGCGCGGCCGGGCGCTGCGCGACGTGTTGATCCTGCGCTTCCTGTCCGTCGAGCGGGCCGCGCGCGGCGTACTGATCCTGCTCGCGGCCTACGCGGTCTGGCGGTTCAGCAACTCGCAGGACTCGGTGCGCCGGTTGTTCGAGGACGACCTGACCGCGTTCCGGCCCGTGGCCGAGCACTTCCACTACGACCTGGACCACTCGCCGATCGTCGACACGATCCGCAAGACGTTCGACTACAAACGCTCGACCCTGATCTGGGTGGCGATCGGGATGGTCGTCTACGCGGTCATCGAGATCGTCGAGGCGGTCGGGTTGTGGTACCTCAAGCGCTGGGCGGAATACCTCACGGTGGTCGCCACGGCGGCGTTCCTGCCGCTGGAGGGCTACGAGATGCGCGAGCACGTGAGCTGGTTCAAGGTCTGCACGCTGGTGCTGAACATCCTCGCGGTGGTCTACATCATCGTCGCCAAGCGGCTGTTCGGGGTGCGCGGCGGGGCCGAGGCGTTCGAGCGCGAATGGCACAGCGAATCGCTCCTGGAGATCGAGGAGGCGATCCACCCCGGGCCGCCCCGACAGCCGTGGGAGGAGCAGGTACACGCAACCAAGCCGCCGCCCGCCCGTACCTCGTAG
- a CDS encoding TetR/AcrR family transcriptional regulator, translating into MTSAPVREPRQHRSRVTRARLLDTAVDVLAELGWLGGTVTVVAERAGVSRGAVQHHFPTREDLFTAAIDHIAGDLVARTRLDGARIPPGPAHTEAVVEALASMFRGTLYRAALNLWTAAVNDPVLRARVIPLDLRLTAAIYDMAVELLDADVSLPGVSAAVEAALDVARGLGISALVIDYDERRRAVVRQWAASLDHVLAGNGAP; encoded by the coding sequence GTGACCAGCGCACCCGTACGCGAACCACGTCAACACCGCAGTCGAGTCACCCGTGCCCGACTCCTGGACACCGCCGTCGACGTGCTGGCCGAGCTGGGCTGGCTCGGCGGCACCGTCACCGTGGTCGCCGAGCGCGCGGGCGTCTCACGAGGCGCCGTGCAGCATCATTTCCCCACCCGCGAGGACCTGTTCACCGCCGCGATCGACCACATCGCCGGTGACCTGGTCGCCCGTACCCGCCTGGACGGCGCCCGGATCCCGCCCGGCCCCGCGCACACCGAGGCGGTGGTCGAGGCACTGGCGTCGATGTTCCGGGGCACCCTGTACCGGGCCGCGCTCAACCTGTGGACGGCGGCGGTCAACGATCCCGTGCTGCGCGCGCGGGTGATCCCGCTGGATCTGCGACTGACCGCGGCGATATACGACATGGCCGTCGAGCTGCTCGACGCCGACGTCTCGCTGCCCGGGGTGTCCGCGGCCGTGGAGGCCGCCCTCGACGTGGCCCGCGGGCTCGGCATCAGCGCCCTGGTCATCGATTACGACGAGCGTCGGCGGGCGGTCGTACGGCAGTGGGCGGCGAGCCTGGACCACGTTCTCGCCGGGAACGGCGCGCCCTGA
- a CDS encoding thiolase family protein — translation MTTAVVVDAVRTASGKGKPGGALSGTHPVDLLAHTLRALVERNGLDPALVEDVIAGCVTQGGDQSLNIARNAVLAAGFPEGVPATTVDRQCGSSQQAAHFAAQGVIAGAYDIVIAAGVESMSRVPMGLASHGGNPFGGGLLAGRYPEGLIPQGYSAELISARWNLDRETLDRFSARSHRLAAQAAAEGAFDREIVPITVAGGEHRVDETVRPSTSEEGLAGLKPAFVDEGMAARFPEIDWRITPGNSSPLTDGASAALIMSEERANALGLTPRARFHAFAVTGDDPLLMLMGVVPATRKVLERAGLGIDDIDAFEVNEAFAPVPLAWAAEVGADPEKVNRRGGAIAIGHPLGASGGRLLSTLLGVLEATGGRYGLQTMCEGGGMANAMIIERL, via the coding sequence ATGACCACAGCCGTCGTCGTCGACGCCGTACGCACCGCCTCCGGCAAGGGCAAGCCCGGCGGCGCCCTGTCCGGCACCCACCCCGTCGACCTGCTCGCGCACACGCTGCGGGCCCTGGTCGAGCGCAACGGTCTGGACCCGGCCCTGGTCGAGGACGTGATCGCGGGCTGCGTCACCCAGGGCGGCGACCAGTCGCTGAACATCGCCCGCAACGCGGTCCTGGCCGCCGGATTCCCCGAGGGCGTCCCCGCCACCACGGTGGACCGGCAGTGCGGATCCAGCCAGCAGGCCGCGCACTTCGCCGCGCAGGGCGTGATCGCCGGCGCGTACGACATCGTGATCGCGGCCGGTGTCGAGTCGATGAGCCGGGTGCCGATGGGCCTGGCCTCGCACGGCGGCAACCCGTTCGGCGGTGGACTGCTCGCCGGGCGCTACCCCGAGGGTCTGATCCCGCAGGGCTACTCGGCCGAGTTGATCTCCGCCCGGTGGAACCTGGACCGGGAGACGCTGGACCGGTTCTCCGCCCGCTCGCACCGCCTCGCCGCGCAGGCCGCCGCGGAGGGTGCGTTCGACCGCGAGATCGTGCCGATCACCGTGGCCGGCGGCGAGCACCGGGTGGACGAGACGGTACGTCCGAGCACCTCGGAGGAGGGACTGGCCGGTCTCAAGCCGGCGTTCGTGGACGAGGGCATGGCCGCGCGGTTCCCGGAGATCGACTGGCGGATCACCCCGGGCAACTCCTCGCCGCTGACCGACGGTGCGTCCGCCGCGCTGATCATGAGCGAGGAACGGGCGAACGCGCTCGGCCTGACGCCGCGTGCCCGCTTCCACGCGTTCGCGGTCACCGGCGACGACCCGCTGCTGATGCTGATGGGCGTCGTTCCGGCCACCCGCAAGGTGCTGGAGCGGGCCGGCCTGGGGATCGACGACATCGACGCGTTCGAGGTCAACGAGGCGTTCGCGCCGGTGCCGTTGGCGTGGGCGGCGGAGGTGGGGGCCGACCCGGAGAAGGTGAACCGGCGCGGGGGCGCGATCGCGATCGGGCACCCGCTCGGCGCCTCCGGCGGGCGGCTGCTGAGCACGCTGCTGGGTGTGCTGGAGGCCACGGGTGGGCGGTACGGGTTGCAGACGATGTGCGAGGGCGGCGGGATGGCCAACGCGATGATCATCGAACGGCTCTGA
- a CDS encoding 3-hydroxyacyl-CoA dehydrogenase, with protein MRIEGTTALITGGASGLGLATAELLVAKGASVVLLDLPSSQGKEVAERLGERARFVAGDVTREDEVRAAVEAADADGTLAVTVNCAGIANAARTVGKKGAFPLDVFARVVNVNLIGTFNVLRLAAERMSTHEPVDGERGVVVNTASVAAFDGQIGQAAYSASKGGIAAMTLPVARDLSGLAVRVMTIAPGLFETPLLGSLPEAARESLGAQVPHPSRLGRPAEYAALVAHIVENQMLNGEVIRLDGAIRMAPR; from the coding sequence ATGCGCATCGAAGGCACCACCGCCCTGATCACCGGCGGCGCCTCGGGGCTCGGCCTGGCCACCGCCGAACTGCTCGTCGCGAAGGGCGCGTCGGTCGTGCTCCTCGACCTGCCCTCGTCACAGGGCAAGGAGGTGGCCGAACGGCTGGGCGAGCGGGCCCGGTTCGTCGCCGGCGACGTCACCCGTGAGGACGAGGTGCGGGCCGCGGTGGAGGCGGCCGACGCGGACGGCACCCTGGCCGTCACGGTCAACTGCGCGGGCATCGCGAACGCGGCCCGCACCGTGGGCAAGAAGGGCGCCTTCCCGCTGGACGTGTTCGCCCGCGTGGTCAACGTCAACCTGATCGGCACGTTCAATGTGCTGCGGTTGGCCGCGGAGCGGATGAGCACACACGAGCCGGTGGACGGCGAGCGCGGCGTGGTGGTCAACACGGCGTCGGTCGCCGCGTTCGACGGGCAGATCGGGCAGGCCGCCTACAGCGCGTCCAAGGGCGGCATCGCGGCGATGACGCTGCCGGTCGCGCGGGACCTGTCGGGGTTGGCGGTGCGGGTGATGACGATCGCGCCCGGGTTGTTCGAGACGCCGCTGCTCGGGTCGCTGCCGGAGGCCGCGCGGGAATCGCTGGGTGCGCAGGTGCCGCACCCGAGTCGGTTGGGGCGGCCGGCGGAGTATGCGGCGCTGGTCGCGCACATCGTGGAGAACCAGATGCTCAACGGGGAGGTCATCCGGCTGGACGGGGCGATCCGGATGGCCCCGCGGTGA
- a CDS encoding TetR/AcrR family transcriptional regulator, with protein MAEPLAADLRADGHTDWRAYRPLLLPPILAASLAAFDEHGYHGTTVRDIARRVGVTVPALYYHYRNKQALLVELLIGSMNAALGRCRAALEEAEETPAARFAALVECIVLYMANRAPLAFLDTEMRSLEPANRARYVAMRDELESLMHAAVRDGVALGEFTTPYPIDAGRAVITCCQAVANWYRPTGPLTPQQIADRYVQISLSTVGHTTKPTPSDM; from the coding sequence ATGGCGGAGCCCTTGGCGGCGGATCTGCGCGCCGACGGTCACACCGACTGGCGCGCATACCGACCACTGCTGCTGCCGCCGATCCTGGCCGCGTCGCTCGCCGCGTTCGACGAGCACGGCTATCACGGCACGACGGTGCGCGACATCGCCCGCCGGGTCGGCGTGACGGTGCCGGCGCTGTACTACCACTACCGGAACAAGCAGGCCCTGCTGGTCGAGTTGCTGATCGGTTCGATGAACGCGGCCCTGGGCCGCTGCCGGGCCGCACTCGAAGAGGCCGAGGAAACACCGGCCGCACGATTCGCCGCACTGGTCGAGTGCATCGTCCTGTACATGGCCAACCGCGCACCGCTGGCGTTCCTGGACACCGAGATGCGCAGCCTGGAACCGGCCAATCGGGCCCGCTACGTGGCGATGCGCGACGAACTCGAATCCCTCATGCACGCCGCCGTCCGCGACGGCGTGGCCTTGGGCGAGTTCACCACCCCATACCCGATCGACGCCGGCCGAGCGGTCATCACCTGCTGCCAGGCAGTAGCCAACTGGTACCGCCCCACGGGCCCCTTGACCCCCCAACAAATCGCCGACCGCTACGTACAAATCAGCCTGTCCACAGTCGGCCACACAACCAAACCCACCCCGTCCGACATGTAA